A region of Thermococcus barossii DNA encodes the following proteins:
- a CDS encoding phytoene desaturase family protein translates to MRAVVIGSGIGGLLTASFLAKNGYDVTVIEKSPYIGGRFTNLEYKGFGLSTGAFHMLPHGENGPLAHLLKLLGADVQIVNSQPKGMIFYEGRTFSYREGWKYLGFREKARAMKLMADVRRGKLPVGEEAEMSGREWIRERVGDNEFVDLFFQSFLGWADSVLDVPAGELAREIKAALRWGGPGLIKGGCRAVTGELARITEASGGRIITGKKAVEIDVDKKRVITADNEEIPYDVLVSNIGIKETVELIGRDNFDRDYLRRVDSLKPSEGIKYNVALKGGPRVGNTVVFTLDTERINGYNEPSSLSPELAREGYTLIMLHHALQSRNLKSERKKGIDDIYRIFPNLDEEGEILLVQTYLDGNPVNRVASGQTVEDFPISDVYIVGDAYRPPGGIEVEGIALGVMRTLERLNLGNFQEWYL, encoded by the coding sequence ATGAGGGCTGTGGTCATAGGCTCGGGAATCGGCGGTCTTCTTACCGCGTCGTTTCTGGCTAAAAATGGTTACGATGTCACCGTCATCGAGAAATCCCCTTACATAGGGGGCCGCTTCACGAATTTGGAGTACAAGGGCTTCGGCCTCTCCACCGGAGCTTTTCATATGCTCCCCCACGGCGAGAACGGGCCCCTCGCTCACCTCCTCAAGCTCCTCGGTGCGGATGTTCAAATAGTCAACTCCCAGCCAAAGGGCATGATCTTCTACGAAGGAAGAACCTTCTCCTACCGCGAGGGCTGGAAGTACCTTGGCTTCAGGGAGAAGGCGAGGGCGATGAAGCTCATGGCGGACGTGAGGAGGGGCAAGCTCCCCGTGGGGGAGGAGGCCGAGATGAGCGGCCGCGAGTGGATACGCGAGAGGGTTGGCGACAACGAGTTCGTGGACCTCTTCTTCCAGAGCTTCCTCGGCTGGGCCGACAGCGTGCTGGACGTTCCGGCAGGGGAGCTGGCGAGGGAGATTAAGGCGGCGCTGAGATGGGGCGGACCTGGGCTGATCAAGGGCGGCTGCAGGGCCGTAACGGGCGAGCTCGCGAGGATAACCGAGGCCAGCGGCGGAAGGATAATCACAGGCAAAAAGGCCGTCGAAATCGACGTCGATAAAAAGAGAGTCATTACCGCTGACAACGAGGAGATTCCCTACGACGTGCTGGTGTCCAACATAGGAATCAAGGAGACCGTGGAGCTAATCGGCAGGGACAACTTCGACCGCGACTACCTCAGGCGCGTCGATTCCCTAAAGCCCAGCGAGGGGATAAAGTACAACGTGGCCCTGAAGGGTGGGCCAAGGGTCGGCAACACCGTCGTCTTCACGCTCGACACCGAGAGGATAAACGGCTACAACGAGCCCTCCAGCCTTTCCCCGGAGCTGGCAAGGGAAGGCTACACCCTGATAATGCTCCACCACGCTTTACAGAGCAGGAACCTAAAATCCGAGAGAAAAAAGGGAATAGATGACATCTACCGCATCTTCCCGAACCTCGACGAGGAGGGCGAAATACTGCTCGTCCAGACGTATCTCGACGGGAATCCCGTGAACAGGGTCGCGAGCGGGCAAACCGTCGAGGACTTCCCGATAAGTGATGTTTACATCGTCGGCGACGCCTACAGGCCGCCCGGGGGAATAGAGGTCGAGGGCATAGCTCTCGGCGTCATGAGAACGCTTGAGAGGCTAAACCTCGGGAACTTCCAGGAGTGGTATCTCTAG
- the arcC gene encoding carbamate kinase, producing MKRVVIALGGNAILQRGQKGTYEEQMANVMKTAKQIVDIILDGDYEVVITHGNGPQVGALLLHMDAGQAVHGIPAQPMDVAGAMTQGQIGYMIQQAIRNELKRRGIDRPVATIVTQTLVDKDDPAFQHPSKPVGPFYDEETAKKLAKEKGWVVIEDSGRGWRRVVPSPDPKGHVEAPVIVDLVEKGFIVIASGGGGVPVVEENGQLKGVEAVIDKDLAGERLAEEVKADIFMILTDVNGAAVNFGKPDERWLGKVTVEELKRYYKEGHFKKGSMGPKVLAAIRFVEWGGERAVIAALDRAVEALEGKTGTQVIKG from the coding sequence ATGAAGAGGGTGGTCATAGCTTTGGGCGGTAACGCTATTCTCCAGCGAGGCCAAAAGGGAACCTACGAGGAGCAGATGGCCAACGTCATGAAGACGGCCAAGCAGATAGTGGACATAATCCTCGACGGCGATTATGAAGTTGTAATCACCCACGGAAACGGTCCCCAGGTTGGGGCGCTTCTCCTTCACATGGACGCTGGCCAGGCCGTCCACGGCATTCCGGCCCAGCCGATGGACGTTGCTGGTGCGATGACCCAGGGCCAGATAGGATACATGATCCAGCAGGCTATAAGGAACGAGCTGAAGAGACGCGGGATAGACAGACCTGTGGCGACCATCGTAACCCAGACGCTCGTGGACAAGGACGATCCAGCGTTCCAACACCCAAGCAAGCCAGTCGGACCGTTCTACGACGAGGAAACAGCAAAGAAGCTCGCGAAGGAGAAGGGCTGGGTCGTCATAGAGGACTCCGGGAGGGGATGGAGGCGCGTTGTGCCGAGTCCCGATCCAAAGGGTCACGTCGAGGCGCCGGTGATAGTCGACCTCGTTGAGAAGGGTTTCATAGTCATAGCCAGTGGCGGCGGTGGCGTTCCCGTTGTGGAAGAGAACGGCCAGCTCAAGGGCGTGGAGGCCGTTATAGACAAGGATTTAGCTGGCGAGAGGCTCGCCGAGGAGGTTAAAGCCGACATCTTCATGATACTCACAGACGTGAACGGTGCGGCGGTGAACTTCGGCAAGCCCGACGAACGCTGGCTCGGAAAGGTCACCGTCGAGGAACTGAAGCGCTATTACAAGGAGGGTCACTTTAAGAAGGGAAGCATGGGGCCGAAGGTTCTGGCCGCGATAAGGTTCGTCGAGTGGGGCGGCGAGAGGGCCGTCATAGCTGCCCTTGACAGGGCCGTTGAGGCCCTTGAAGGGAAGACCGGAACGCAGGTCATAAAGGGCTGA
- a CDS encoding SDH family Clp fold serine proteinase, whose amino-acid sequence MSEAASGFFGSLLWWLFFMYILLWPQMQYRSLQIARAKLLKRLSEKRKSTVITMIHRQESIGLFGIPFYKFISVEDSEEVLRAIRSAPKDKPIDLIIHTPGGLVLAATQIAKALHDHPAETRVIVPHYAMSGGTLIALAADRIIMDPHAVLGPVDPQLGQYPGPSIVRAVERKGVDKVDDQTLILADVAEKAIKQVRDFVYNLLKDRYGDEKARELAQVLTEGRWTHDYPITYEHAKELGLHVETEVPEEVYALMELYKQPTKQRGTVEFMPYTQRGESS is encoded by the coding sequence ATGAGTGAGGCAGCCAGCGGATTCTTCGGTTCACTGCTGTGGTGGCTGTTTTTCATGTACATCCTGCTCTGGCCTCAGATGCAGTACAGGAGCCTCCAGATAGCGAGGGCGAAGCTGCTCAAGAGGCTGTCAGAGAAGAGAAAGTCAACGGTAATAACGATGATCCACAGGCAGGAGAGCATCGGCCTCTTTGGAATCCCCTTCTACAAGTTCATAAGCGTCGAGGACAGCGAGGAGGTGCTGAGGGCAATCCGCTCAGCCCCCAAGGACAAGCCGATAGACCTCATAATCCACACACCGGGTGGGCTTGTACTGGCAGCGACGCAGATAGCCAAGGCCCTTCACGACCACCCGGCGGAGACACGGGTCATAGTCCCTCACTACGCCATGAGCGGAGGAACTTTGATAGCGCTCGCCGCGGACAGGATAATAATGGACCCCCACGCGGTTCTCGGGCCTGTTGACCCGCAGCTCGGCCAGTATCCCGGACCGAGCATCGTCAGGGCCGTCGAGAGGAAGGGCGTTGATAAGGTGGACGACCAGACGCTTATCCTAGCAGATGTCGCCGAGAAGGCCATCAAGCAGGTTCGAGATTTCGTCTACAACCTGCTGAAGGACAGGTATGGTGATGAGAAGGCCAGGGAACTTGCCCAGGTGCTCACGGAGGGCAGATGGACGCACGACTACCCGATAACCTACGAGCACGCAAAGGAGCTCGGGCTTCACGTCGAGACGGAGGTTCCGGAGGAGGTCTATGCCCTCATGGAACTCTACAAGCAGCCAACGAAGCAGAGGGGCACGGTGGAGTTCATGCCGTATACCCAGAGGGGCGAGAGCTCCTAA
- a CDS encoding coiled-coil protein — MQAKVDPEEIKRIKREIEALEKERNEIRAKLEELEKELQIWIQKRDEKNNEVKQLRQKGREYKAKRDEINAQIQELKKNREEINAKLDLLYQEILEYRTKRDEYNQLRRLKMPPEKIQERIEKLEWELQTNPNITPEREKQIVDQIQVLATELEIIQQAQRFHTKLQETRKKVDQLKKARRAISMEIQKLANQSQQFHEQMIKAFNQADEVKKEADEYHAKVVELREKIKEVRKELREIEKKIREYDERHKELIAYRLVARMRSKKDASFEKAVEALEKFKRGEKLTLDELLLLQRYNLV, encoded by the coding sequence ATGCAAGCGAAAGTGGACCCAGAGGAAATTAAGAGGATCAAGAGGGAGATAGAGGCCCTTGAAAAGGAGAGAAACGAGATAAGGGCCAAACTGGAGGAGTTGGAGAAGGAGCTTCAAATATGGATTCAAAAGAGGGACGAGAAGAACAACGAGGTAAAGCAGCTGAGACAGAAGGGACGCGAGTATAAAGCCAAGAGGGATGAAATCAACGCCCAGATACAGGAGCTGAAGAAGAACCGCGAGGAGATAAACGCGAAGCTCGACCTTCTCTATCAGGAGATACTCGAATACAGGACAAAGAGGGACGAGTACAACCAGCTCAGACGGCTCAAGATGCCGCCGGAGAAGATACAGGAAAGGATAGAGAAGCTGGAGTGGGAACTCCAGACCAACCCGAATATAACCCCGGAGAGGGAGAAGCAGATAGTTGACCAGATACAGGTTCTGGCGACGGAGCTTGAGATAATCCAGCAGGCCCAGAGGTTCCACACCAAGCTCCAGGAAACGAGGAAGAAGGTCGACCAGCTCAAGAAGGCCAGGAGGGCCATAAGCATGGAGATACAGAAACTTGCCAACCAGAGCCAGCAGTTCCACGAGCAGATGATAAAGGCCTTCAACCAGGCCGACGAGGTCAAAAAGGAGGCCGACGAGTATCACGCCAAGGTCGTTGAGCTCAGAGAAAAGATCAAGGAAGTCAGGAAGGAGCTCCGCGAGATCGAGAAGAAGATAAGGGAGTACGACGAGAGGCACAAGGAGCTCATCGCCTACAGGCTCGTTGCCAGGATGCGCTCCAAGAAGGACGCCAGCTTTGAGAAGGCCGTTGAGGCTCTGGAGAAGTTCAAGCGCGGTGAGAAGCTCACCCTCGACGAGCTGCTGCTCCTCCAGCGCTACAATCTCGTCTGA
- the arcS gene encoding archaeosine synthase subunit alpha, which produces MEVIRHEGPGRLGLVRLREHAFRTPALAGIDFTLSPFNSFFHPEEPGNYDFNLAPAIPLGFYTPDEVIQKALGRLWSVNYDGFNAFYLPALRRTEYLPEFFKIIERYGFEAVYLGNTKILVREYRYFVTILRELRERFPNLMIIADLEPFFYPLAVYLGVDAFETRSLKLYDFEGKGFTGYSPFLWNKEPNSLDFARETILLVRRAIEEGKLRYLVENFFNTQYHAGILRIADLEHGDYLEKYTPIQRETVYFISEASIRRPEVKRWHSRVAERFVPPKNTELVLLFPCSAKKPYSFSRSHTLYRKAVKEALGSGIARVHELILTSPFGVVPREWEWLAKYDIVVTGHWSEEEIKPAAELLAKTLEKYPVDVPIIAHLDEAYVEIAKLAGEMSGREITFTRVENGTTSRESLKALTETLREFELEGTKEDRTYRYFEGIRKVFDFYFGPGAGEAVLPEDGKVKGSKMLRLFVDGQQTGTFRDGVISVTPYGMQRIYDAVGGYWVKIDFELRGDVFAVGVDEADPAIRPDDIVGIVRDGKVVGVGKAVLSGEEMVKAKKGVAVKVRKRA; this is translated from the coding sequence ATGGAGGTCATCAGGCACGAGGGGCCTGGAAGGCTGGGCCTCGTGAGGCTTAGGGAGCATGCGTTCAGAACTCCTGCCCTGGCGGGGATAGACTTCACCCTCTCCCCGTTCAACTCCTTCTTCCACCCGGAGGAGCCCGGTAACTACGACTTCAACCTTGCCCCCGCAATACCCCTCGGCTTCTACACGCCAGACGAGGTCATTCAGAAAGCCTTGGGAAGGCTCTGGAGCGTAAACTACGACGGCTTCAACGCCTTCTACCTTCCGGCACTCAGGAGGACGGAGTACCTTCCCGAGTTCTTCAAGATAATCGAACGCTATGGCTTTGAGGCCGTCTACCTCGGCAACACTAAGATACTCGTTAGGGAATACCGCTACTTCGTGACGATTTTAAGGGAACTCCGCGAGAGGTTCCCCAACCTCATGATAATCGCCGATTTAGAGCCATTTTTCTACCCCTTGGCAGTTTACCTCGGCGTCGATGCCTTTGAAACGCGCTCGCTCAAGCTCTACGACTTCGAGGGCAAGGGCTTCACCGGGTACAGCCCCTTCCTCTGGAATAAGGAGCCAAACTCCCTCGACTTCGCGAGGGAAACCATATTGCTCGTCAGGAGGGCCATTGAAGAGGGCAAGCTCCGCTACCTCGTCGAGAACTTCTTCAACACCCAGTACCATGCGGGGATTCTGAGGATAGCCGACCTGGAGCACGGGGATTACCTTGAGAAATACACTCCAATCCAGAGGGAGACGGTCTACTTCATAAGCGAAGCCTCGATAAGGAGACCTGAAGTTAAGCGCTGGCACTCCCGCGTTGCCGAGCGCTTCGTCCCGCCGAAGAACACCGAGCTTGTGCTCCTCTTCCCCTGCTCGGCCAAAAAGCCCTATTCATTCTCGCGCTCACACACCCTCTACCGCAAAGCTGTGAAGGAGGCCCTCGGCTCTGGCATTGCCAGAGTCCACGAGCTTATCCTCACTTCCCCATTCGGCGTCGTGCCGAGGGAGTGGGAGTGGTTAGCAAAGTATGACATAGTCGTCACCGGCCACTGGAGCGAGGAGGAGATTAAACCGGCGGCGGAGCTCCTTGCGAAAACTTTGGAGAAGTATCCAGTGGACGTTCCGATAATAGCTCACCTCGACGAGGCCTACGTCGAGATTGCAAAGCTCGCTGGCGAGATGAGCGGGAGGGAGATAACCTTCACCCGCGTTGAGAACGGCACGACGAGCAGGGAGAGCCTTAAAGCCCTCACCGAGACGCTGAGGGAGTTCGAGCTTGAGGGGACGAAGGAGGACAGGACCTACCGCTACTTCGAGGGCATAAGGAAGGTCTTCGACTTCTACTTCGGCCCAGGAGCCGGAGAGGCCGTCCTGCCGGAGGACGGTAAAGTCAAGGGCTCCAAGATGCTCCGCCTCTTTGTCGACGGCCAGCAGACGGGAACCTTCAGGGACGGCGTGATAAGTGTTACACCATACGGAATGCAGAGGATATACGACGCCGTTGGGGGCTACTGGGTGAAGATAGACTTTGAGCTTCGCGGCGACGTCTTCGCGGTGGGAGTTGATGAGGCAGACCCAGCTATAAGACCTGACGACATAGTGGGAATCGTCAGGGACGGGAAAGTTGTCGGTGTCGGAAAGGCAGTCCTGAGCGGCGAGGAAATGGTTAAGGCGAAGAAGGGAGTCGCCGTCAAGGTCAGGAAGAGGGCCTGA
- a CDS encoding DUF2103 domain-containing protein, protein MPRHFKRGVKREHHFLRGLEKPLEEIAQIPGVKKVIPGRIYASDSRGFEIKVTRETPTGLKLVAKSDGSVQEVFLVVDKADRERVRREVEGLAEKWRD, encoded by the coding sequence ATGCCGAGGCACTTCAAACGGGGCGTCAAAAGGGAGCACCACTTTCTCAGGGGACTTGAGAAGCCCCTCGAAGAGATAGCCCAGATTCCAGGAGTTAAGAAGGTGATCCCTGGCAGGATTTACGCGAGCGATTCCAGAGGATTCGAGATCAAGGTGACGAGGGAAACGCCGACCGGCCTGAAGCTCGTCGCCAAGAGCGACGGCTCCGTCCAAGAGGTTTTCTTGGTCGTGGACAAGGCCGACAGGGAGAGGGTGAGAAGGGAGGTAGAGGGGCTGGCAGAGAAGTGGAGGGACTAA
- a CDS encoding class I SAM-dependent methyltransferase, with protein MGFREKYARLGERYDALEKPLERFFCPLRKRAAEFVKGKVLEVGVGVGKMLPYYPPDIELHAVDAVPEMVRIAERRAEELGLNANFYVMDAEKLEFPSGSFDTVLSSFVFCTVPNPERAMAEIHRVLKPGGRAIFLEHTKSDCRLLNWLFLKPLDLLLGVLLDDNTLRETHVLARKYFEIEHEESHYRGIVRLIVARKPGEQSKAFKDRGA; from the coding sequence ATGGGCTTCCGGGAGAAGTACGCGAGGCTGGGCGAGAGATACGATGCTCTGGAAAAACCTCTGGAGAGGTTCTTCTGTCCGCTCAGGAAGAGGGCGGCAGAGTTTGTCAAGGGAAAAGTCCTGGAGGTCGGTGTAGGCGTCGGGAAGATGCTCCCTTACTATCCCCCCGACATTGAGCTCCATGCAGTTGATGCAGTGCCGGAGATGGTCAGGATAGCTGAGAGAAGGGCGGAAGAGCTTGGATTGAACGCAAACTTCTACGTTATGGACGCCGAAAAGCTGGAGTTCCCAAGCGGGAGCTTCGACACGGTTTTATCTTCCTTCGTCTTCTGCACCGTCCCGAACCCGGAAAGGGCTATGGCCGAGATACACCGCGTTCTTAAGCCTGGCGGAAGGGCGATCTTCCTGGAGCATACGAAGAGCGACTGCCGGCTTTTGAACTGGCTCTTCCTCAAGCCCCTCGACCTTCTCCTTGGGGTGCTCCTCGACGACAACACGCTGAGGGAAACTCACGTTCTCGCGAGAAAATACTTCGAAATCGAGCACGAGGAGAGCCACTACAGGGGCATAGTAAGGCTCATCGTTGCGAGGAAGCCCGGTGAACAAAGTAAAGCTTTTAAAGACCGGGGGGCTTAA
- the lrpA gene encoding HTH-type transcriptional regulator LrpA, whose amino-acid sequence MLDERDRIIIEMLTKDARTPFTEIAKVLGISETAVRKRVKALEEAGVIKQYTVVVDPSKLGYNLVSLTGVDTLPEKIFEVASKLKEFEFVRSVYLTSGDHMIMTEVWAKDGEDLSDIISNKIGKIDGVTKVCPAIILEKLK is encoded by the coding sequence ATGCTTGATGAAAGGGACAGGATTATAATCGAGATGCTCACCAAGGATGCCCGCACTCCGTTCACGGAGATAGCCAAGGTTCTTGGCATAAGCGAGACCGCAGTCAGGAAGAGGGTCAAGGCCCTCGAAGAGGCCGGCGTCATAAAGCAGTACACCGTCGTGGTGGACCCATCGAAGCTCGGCTACAACCTCGTCAGCCTGACTGGCGTTGACACGCTTCCCGAGAAGATATTCGAAGTGGCCAGCAAGCTGAAGGAGTTCGAGTTCGTGAGGAGCGTCTACCTCACCAGCGGTGACCACATGATAATGACCGAGGTCTGGGCCAAGGATGGGGAGGACCTTTCGGACATAATCTCCAACAAGATAGGCAAGATAGACGGCGTTACCAAGGTCTGTCCGGCGATAATCCTTGAGAAGCTTAAGTGA
- the rlmD gene encoding 23S rRNA (uracil(1939)-C(5))-methyltransferase RlmD yields MRGVVEGLDMEGLGVVRLGRREIHVPFTAPGDVVEVRKWRRKKRRLIATDFDVVEPSPNRTEPGCPYFGTCGGCLLQHLPYGEQVRFKSDKLREILGFDVEVIPSPKIYGHRNRIDVVVSTAGIGFRRRGTWWDAVDIEWCPVFGESSRRVLKSLREFIEDHTPTLYEIRKNKGFLRYIVIREGKFTGELMINLVTSEGKLPEDFPEYFDYADSIYWSVNRTPSDVSYGDVERFWKGEFIRERLDDVTYLIHPNSFFQTNSYQAVNLVRKVAGLVDGERILDLYSGVGTFGIYLAKRGFSVEGIEANPFAVEMANRNAELNGVEATFRVGEDRDVENLSKYETVIVDPPRAGLHPKLIKKILKDKPQSIVYVSCNPKTLRDNLDTLSEGYAVETVVGLDMFPHTPHVETVVKLKLKV; encoded by the coding sequence ATGCGGGGAGTGGTAGAAGGACTCGATATGGAAGGCCTGGGCGTGGTGAGGCTCGGGAGGAGGGAAATCCACGTTCCGTTCACCGCACCGGGTGACGTAGTGGAAGTTAGGAAATGGCGGAGGAAGAAGAGACGGCTCATAGCCACCGATTTTGACGTCGTGGAACCCTCCCCAAACCGGACCGAGCCGGGTTGTCCCTACTTCGGAACGTGCGGTGGCTGTCTCCTTCAGCACCTTCCATACGGGGAGCAGGTCAGATTTAAATCCGACAAATTGAGGGAGATTTTAGGATTTGACGTCGAAGTTATTCCGTCCCCGAAGATATACGGTCACAGAAACCGCATTGACGTTGTCGTTTCGACAGCGGGGATTGGATTCAGGAGGCGCGGCACTTGGTGGGACGCGGTTGACATCGAGTGGTGTCCCGTTTTTGGTGAATCCAGCAGGAGGGTTCTCAAGTCCTTGAGAGAGTTTATAGAAGACCACACACCCACTCTGTATGAGATACGGAAGAACAAGGGGTTCCTGCGCTACATCGTCATCCGCGAGGGCAAGTTCACAGGTGAGCTGATGATCAATCTGGTCACCTCCGAGGGGAAGCTCCCCGAGGACTTTCCCGAGTACTTCGACTACGCCGATTCCATCTACTGGAGCGTCAACAGGACGCCGAGTGACGTCTCCTACGGCGACGTTGAGAGGTTCTGGAAGGGAGAGTTCATAAGGGAGCGCCTCGACGATGTCACCTACCTGATCCACCCCAACAGCTTCTTCCAGACGAACAGCTATCAGGCGGTTAACCTGGTTAGGAAGGTGGCGGGGCTAGTGGATGGGGAGAGGATTCTCGACCTCTACTCCGGCGTTGGGACGTTTGGCATTTACTTGGCGAAGAGGGGTTTTTCGGTTGAGGGCATCGAGGCGAACCCCTTCGCGGTGGAGATGGCCAATCGGAACGCCGAGCTGAACGGCGTTGAGGCAACCTTCCGTGTCGGTGAGGATAGGGACGTCGAAAATCTTTCGAAATACGAGACGGTAATCGTTGATCCGCCAAGGGCGGGGTTGCATCCCAAACTGATAAAGAAAATCTTAAAAGACAAACCGCAAAGCATCGTTTACGTCTCCTGCAATCCAAAGACTCTCCGGGACAATCTAGACACTTTATCGGAGGGATACGCGGTAGAGACCGTCGTTGGGCTTGACATGTTCCCGCATACGCCTCACGTGGAGACGGTTGTCAAACTTAAACTCAAGGTTTAA
- a CDS encoding helix-turn-helix domain-containing protein has protein sequence MFGRRKDVVYKTLATKKRAVALQALSAELETPMPAVLKTVKQLESDGLVEVFYGQKKASIMVRAKTIEDYL, from the coding sequence ATGTTCGGCAGGCGTAAGGATGTTGTTTACAAGACCCTTGCTACCAAGAAAAGGGCCGTGGCGCTTCAGGCACTAAGCGCCGAACTTGAAACTCCAATGCCTGCGGTTCTCAAAACAGTTAAGCAGCTTGAATCCGACGGCCTGGTGGAGGTTTTCTACGGCCAGAAAAAGGCTTCAATAATGGTCAGGGCCAAGACAATAGAGGATTACCTCTGA
- a CDS encoding MinD/ParA family ATP-binding protein — translation MVSVVITGRGGAGKTTMTANLSTYFSKNGYRTLVIDGDLYLPKLAFHFGIYNPVYNLHTLLKNPDMRVLNAVYHDVNTGVDVLPGSSRLYDVLDLDNKRLRDIVREISARYRMTIIDSPVGIPFDTISTFRLAQYQIIILEIERCPIHSVHRMVENEVIKLKTLGEAYGLKVGVIINKVRESSANVDDVVDFLEYSVDVPVVGIIPYDYKVPEATNMGRPVLDYAPHAPASKAISEAGSVLDEWIFGRKKKEGFFHRLYEAITSFLHSRRAPAGKKL, via the coding sequence GTGGTGTCAGTAGTCATAACCGGAAGGGGCGGGGCAGGAAAGACCACAATGACTGCCAATCTGAGCACCTACTTCTCCAAGAACGGTTACAGAACTCTTGTCATAGATGGCGACCTGTACCTGCCGAAGCTGGCGTTCCATTTCGGTATATACAACCCCGTTTACAACCTCCACACCCTCCTAAAGAATCCCGACATGAGGGTGCTCAACGCGGTTTACCACGATGTGAATACGGGAGTTGATGTCCTTCCGGGGAGTTCGAGGCTGTACGACGTCCTTGACCTCGACAACAAGCGCCTCAGAGACATCGTGAGGGAAATCTCGGCCAGATACAGGATGACTATAATAGACTCCCCGGTCGGAATACCCTTCGACACGATATCAACGTTCAGGCTCGCCCAGTACCAGATCATCATACTCGAGATAGAACGCTGCCCGATACACTCGGTACACCGGATGGTGGAGAACGAGGTCATCAAGCTTAAGACTCTCGGCGAGGCCTACGGTTTAAAGGTGGGCGTAATCATCAACAAGGTCAGGGAATCCTCAGCCAACGTCGACGACGTGGTGGACTTCCTTGAGTACAGCGTTGACGTTCCAGTCGTGGGCATAATCCCCTACGATTACAAGGTTCCCGAGGCCACCAATATGGGCCGGCCAGTTCTGGATTACGCGCCCCACGCACCTGCCTCAAAGGCCATCAGCGAGGCCGGCTCTGTTCTGGACGAGTGGATATTCGGAAGGAAGAAAAAGGAGGGTTTCTTCCACAGGCTCTACGAGGCCATAACGTCATTCCTGCACTCCAGAAGAGCGCCTGCGGGCAAAAAGCTCTGA
- the pyrE gene encoding orotate phosphoribosyltransferase, with amino-acid sequence MENGKTRLIDMFFSEGAVLFGRFVLTSGRESDYYINVKKLSTNPRALRIIASLMAEKARALGIEFDRVAGPELGAVPIATALSLETGKPLVIVRKKPKGHGTGSQIEGEVSPGDRILLVEDVTTTGGSVLRAAEVLENAGAEIVAISVVVDREEGAAKRIGEKYRFIPLVTVSELFARRRSSGVQE; translated from the coding sequence ATGGAGAATGGAAAGACCAGACTCATAGACATGTTCTTCTCCGAGGGGGCGGTGCTCTTCGGCCGTTTCGTTCTCACCTCCGGCAGGGAGAGCGACTACTACATCAACGTGAAGAAGCTGTCCACAAATCCCCGGGCGCTGAGGATAATCGCGAGCCTGATGGCCGAGAAGGCCAGAGCGCTTGGCATAGAGTTCGACCGGGTCGCCGGCCCGGAGCTGGGGGCGGTACCGATAGCAACGGCGCTATCGCTGGAAACCGGAAAGCCCCTCGTCATAGTCCGGAAGAAGCCCAAGGGGCACGGCACCGGGAGCCAGATTGAGGGTGAGGTGAGCCCCGGCGATAGGATACTCCTGGTCGAGGACGTGACGACTACCGGCGGGAGCGTTCTGCGCGCGGCCGAGGTTCTTGAGAATGCCGGGGCGGAGATAGTCGCCATAAGCGTGGTGGTGGACAGGGAGGAAGGCGCTGCCAAGAGAATAGGGGAGAAGTACCGATTCATACCCCTTGTCACGGTTTCAGAGCTTTTTGCCCGCAGGCGCTCTTCTGGAGTGCAGGAATGA